From Streptomyces sp. NBC_00775, one genomic window encodes:
- a CDS encoding DUF6777 domain-containing protein, producing MASGISQANPFFKEDGKLGKDTRLPEARATGGVQASNSPGLYGGTPGSGNTPGGGGTGGDTEGGATGEFGGSTKPGTCVVAQLKKFLTAPENSAKAQEWARVLHIDPGEISGYIDQLTPVVLRHDTLVTNHEYKHGKAVPFNSLLQAGIAILVDQQGLPAVKCSCGNPLRPFKGNIKKTSVQFKDGNKKWSGYHQDHIVLVEPPPGNTDIDRLQLVDVQNPDHGIARPLGTEGEDDQSFDTRTEHAVPTVTRKTFAEASQALAAAGLAMTYDGASLPPDDAQVTASEPVEGSTLEWGAAVTLFVRSEESGGQSTPPDSGAVTTGPDESSTGPGESSTGPDESTTGPDESTTGPGESSTGPGESSTGPDESTTGPDESTTGPGETTTGPGESSTGPDTTPPTPPTPSGGTDLPPASSGSPPDTTTSAAATPSESVSTDPASTSTEPTASGAPASSDPASADPGVSDSATGVVYATSVHRTTDSGGLTEGTS from the coding sequence GTGGCCTCGGGGATTTCGCAGGCCAATCCCTTCTTCAAGGAGGACGGCAAGCTGGGCAAGGACACCCGCCTCCCCGAGGCACGGGCGACCGGCGGGGTGCAGGCCAGCAACAGCCCGGGGCTGTACGGGGGCACGCCCGGAAGCGGGAACACCCCAGGTGGTGGCGGCACAGGTGGGGACACTGAGGGCGGCGCCACCGGTGAGTTCGGCGGGTCCACGAAGCCCGGCACCTGCGTCGTGGCGCAGCTGAAGAAGTTCCTCACCGCTCCCGAGAACTCGGCCAAGGCACAGGAATGGGCGCGAGTGCTGCACATCGACCCGGGCGAAATCTCGGGTTATATCGATCAACTCACACCCGTCGTGTTGCGCCACGACACCCTCGTGACGAATCACGAGTACAAGCACGGCAAGGCGGTCCCCTTCAACTCCTTGCTACAGGCCGGAATCGCGATTCTGGTCGACCAGCAGGGGCTGCCCGCCGTGAAGTGCTCGTGCGGTAATCCGCTGCGGCCCTTCAAGGGAAACATCAAAAAGACTTCGGTGCAGTTCAAGGACGGAAACAAGAAGTGGTCCGGCTATCACCAGGATCACATCGTGCTCGTCGAGCCGCCGCCCGGGAATACTGACATCGACCGGCTCCAGCTCGTCGACGTCCAGAACCCCGATCACGGGATCGCCCGCCCACTCGGCACCGAGGGTGAGGACGACCAGTCCTTCGACACCCGCACGGAACACGCCGTTCCGACGGTCACCCGGAAGACGTTCGCCGAGGCGAGCCAGGCACTCGCTGCTGCGGGCCTCGCCATGACGTACGACGGCGCCTCCCTGCCGCCCGACGACGCCCAGGTCACCGCCTCCGAGCCCGTCGAGGGCAGCACGCTGGAGTGGGGCGCGGCCGTGACGCTGTTCGTGCGGTCCGAGGAGAGCGGCGGCCAGAGCACTCCCCCGGACTCCGGTGCAGTGACCACGGGTCCGGACGAGTCGAGCACGGGTCCAGGCGAATCGAGCACCGGCCCGGACGAGTCCACCACCGGGCCGGACGAGTCCACCACCGGCCCGGGCGAATCCAGCACGGGCCCGGGCGAATCCAGCACCGGCCCGGACGAGTCCACCACCGGCCCGGACGAGTCCACCACCGGCCCCGGCGAGACCACCACCGGCCCGGGCGAATCCAGCACCGGCCCCGACACGACGCCGCCAACGCCACCGACGCCGTCCGGCGGGACGGACCTGCCGCCCGCGTCGAGCGGTTCCCCGCCCGACACCACGACGAGCGCGGCGGCCACCCCCTCGGAGTCCGTGTCGACCGACCCGGCCTCCACCTCCACGGAGCCGACGGCCAGCGGCGCACCGGCCTCCAGCGACCCGGCTTCGGCCGACCCCGGTGTCAGCGACTCCGCGACCGGTGTGGTCTACGCGACCTCTGTGCACCGTACGACCGACTCCGGTGGGCTCACCGAAGGCACGTCCTGA
- a CDS encoding cytochrome c oxidase assembly protein, which yields MDHSGHGMTMDLPPFTLGRGLEWSADPFFLVACLVGLGLYGWGVVRLARRGDKWSWGRTSAFVIGVLTVMLVMCTKLNDYGMVMFSVHMVQHMVISMLSPILILLGAPITLALRALPVASTRGSKGPRELLLMFLHSRYMRIITHPAFTIPLFIASLYGLYFSPIFDSLMGSKAGHIAMMCHFLAVGLVFFWPIMGVDPGPHRPGYLMRMLELFAGMPFHAFFGIALMMASEPMINTYKNPPASLGIDALADQNAAGGIAWAFSEIPSVLVLIALLFQWYGSEQRQAKRSDRAADRDGDKELEAYNAYLASLNARGR from the coding sequence ATGGATCACAGCGGGCACGGCATGACCATGGATCTGCCGCCGTTCACGCTGGGGCGGGGGCTCGAATGGTCCGCGGACCCGTTCTTCCTCGTCGCCTGCCTGGTGGGGCTCGGCCTGTACGGCTGGGGGGTCGTGCGGCTCGCGCGGCGCGGCGACAAGTGGTCGTGGGGCCGGACCTCCGCCTTCGTCATCGGCGTGCTGACCGTGATGCTCGTGATGTGCACGAAGCTGAACGACTACGGCATGGTCATGTTCAGCGTCCACATGGTGCAGCACATGGTGATCAGCATGCTGTCGCCGATCCTGATCCTGCTCGGGGCGCCGATCACGCTGGCGCTGCGCGCCCTGCCGGTCGCGTCGACGCGGGGCAGCAAGGGGCCTCGTGAGCTGCTGCTGATGTTCCTGCACAGCCGGTACATGCGGATCATCACGCACCCCGCGTTCACCATCCCGCTGTTCATCGCGAGCCTGTACGGGCTGTACTTCTCGCCGATCTTCGACTCCCTGATGGGCTCCAAGGCGGGACACATCGCGATGATGTGCCACTTCCTCGCCGTCGGCCTGGTCTTCTTCTGGCCGATCATGGGCGTCGACCCCGGTCCGCACCGACCCGGCTACCTGATGCGGATGCTGGAGCTGTTCGCGGGCATGCCGTTCCACGCGTTCTTCGGCATCGCGTTGATGATGGCGTCCGAGCCGATGATCAACACGTACAAGAACCCGCCCGCCTCCCTCGGCATCGACGCACTCGCCGACCAGAACGCGGCGGGCGGCATCGCCTGGGCGTTCAGTGAGATCCCCTCCGTCCTCGTGCTGATCGCGCTGCTGTTCCAGTGGTACGGCTCCGAGCAGCGGCAGGCCAAGCGCTCGGACCGGGCCGCGGACCGCGACGGCGACAAGGAACTCGAGGCGTACAACGCCTATCTGGCCTCACTCAACGCACGCGGTCGCTGA
- a CDS encoding 6-phosphofructokinase, with the protein MRIGVLTSGGDCPGLNAVIRSVVHRAVVDHGDEVIGFRDGWKGLLECDYLKLDLDAVSGILARGGTMLGSSRVQPAHLRDGVERAKGHVAELGLDAIIPIGGEGTLKAARLLSDSGLPIVGVPKTIDNDIAVTDVTFGFDTAVGVATEALDRLKTTAESHQRVLIVEVMGRHTGWIALHSGMAAGAHAIVVPERPFDIEELAAKVGERFEAGKRFAIVVAAEGAKPKAGTMAFDEGGKDVYGHERFAGIARQLSLELEERLGKEARPVILGHVQRGGTPTAYDRVLATRFGWHAVEAVHRGEFGRMTALRGTDIVMVSLAEAVETLKTVPDERYAEAECVL; encoded by the coding sequence ATGCGCATTGGTGTCCTCACGTCCGGCGGCGACTGCCCCGGCCTGAACGCCGTCATCCGGTCCGTCGTGCACCGTGCCGTCGTCGACCACGGCGACGAGGTCATCGGCTTCCGGGACGGCTGGAAAGGCCTTCTGGAGTGCGACTACCTCAAGCTCGACCTCGACGCGGTGAGCGGCATCCTGGCTCGCGGCGGCACCATGCTCGGCTCCTCCCGGGTCCAGCCGGCGCATCTGCGTGACGGCGTGGAGCGGGCCAAGGGGCACGTCGCGGAGCTCGGCCTCGACGCCATCATCCCGATCGGCGGCGAGGGCACGCTCAAGGCGGCCCGTCTCCTTTCGGACAGCGGCCTGCCGATCGTCGGCGTGCCGAAGACCATCGACAACGACATCGCGGTCACGGATGTCACCTTCGGTTTCGACACCGCCGTCGGCGTCGCGACCGAGGCCCTGGACCGGCTGAAGACCACCGCCGAGTCCCACCAGCGTGTCCTGATCGTGGAGGTCATGGGCCGTCACACCGGCTGGATCGCGCTGCACTCCGGCATGGCGGCCGGCGCCCACGCCATCGTCGTACCGGAACGCCCCTTCGACATCGAGGAACTGGCCGCGAAGGTCGGCGAGCGATTCGAGGCGGGGAAGCGGTTCGCCATCGTCGTGGCCGCCGAGGGGGCCAAACCGAAGGCCGGGACCATGGCCTTCGACGAGGGCGGCAAGGATGTCTACGGGCATGAGCGGTTCGCGGGGATCGCCCGGCAGCTCTCCCTTGAGCTGGAGGAGCGGCTCGGCAAGGAGGCGCGGCCGGTGATTCTCGGGCATGTGCAGCGGGGCGGCACGCCGACCGCGTACGACCGGGTGCTCGCGACGCGGTTCGGCTGGCATGCCGTGGAGGCTGTGCACCGCGGGGAGTTCGGTCGGATGACGGCGCTGCGGGGGACCGACATCGTGATGGTGTCGCTCGCGGAGGCCGTGGAGACCCTGAAGACGGTGCCGGACGAGCGGTACGCGGAAGCGGAGTGCGTGCTTTAG
- a CDS encoding type 1 glutamine amidotransferase, giving the protein MSDNSLRLVWIYPDLLSTYGDQGNALVVERRARQRGLDVARLDVRSDQPIPTSGDIYLIGGGEDRPQRLAAERLRRDGGLHRAVSNGAIVFSVCAGYQILGHEFINDLGQREPGLGLLDVVSVRGEGERCVGDVLADIDPRLGLPQLTGFENHQGVTHLGPTARPFANVRLGKGNGTGDGTEGAYNDTVFGTYMHGPVLARNPQIADLLLKLALDVNALPPIDDRWYEALRNERIASAQQPA; this is encoded by the coding sequence ATGAGTGACAACAGCTTGCGTCTGGTGTGGATCTACCCGGACCTGCTGAGCACCTACGGCGACCAGGGCAACGCCCTCGTCGTAGAGCGCCGGGCCCGCCAGCGCGGCCTCGACGTGGCCCGTCTCGACGTGCGCAGCGACCAGCCGATCCCGACCTCCGGCGACATCTACCTGATCGGCGGCGGCGAGGACCGCCCGCAGCGGCTCGCCGCGGAGCGCCTGCGCCGCGACGGCGGCCTGCACCGCGCGGTCAGCAACGGCGCGATCGTGTTCTCGGTGTGCGCGGGCTACCAGATCCTCGGCCACGAGTTCATCAACGACCTCGGGCAGCGCGAGCCGGGCCTCGGTCTGCTCGACGTGGTCTCGGTGCGCGGCGAGGGCGAGCGGTGCGTCGGCGACGTCCTCGCGGACATCGACCCGCGCCTGGGCCTGCCCCAGCTGACCGGCTTCGAGAACCACCAGGGCGTCACCCACCTCGGCCCCACCGCCCGTCCCTTCGCGAACGTGCGGCTCGGCAAGGGCAACGGCACGGGCGACGGCACCGAGGGCGCGTACAACGACACCGTCTTCGGTACGTACATGCACGGGCCCGTGCTCGCCCGCAACCCGCAGATCGCGGACCTGCTGCTGAAGCTGGCGCTGGACGTGAACGCGCTGCCGCCGATCGACGACCGGTGGTACGAGGCACTGCGCAATGAGCGCATCGCCTCGGCCCAGCAGCCCGCCTGA